A section of the Eublepharis macularius isolate TG4126 chromosome 1, MPM_Emac_v1.0, whole genome shotgun sequence genome encodes:
- the CCT4 gene encoding T-complex protein 1 subunit delta produces MPEIAKGGPMAAGAGNRSIGGVRGSYQDRDKPSQIRFSNIAAGKAVADAVRTSLGPKGMDKMIQDGKGDVMITNDGATILKQMQVLHPAAKMLVELSKAQDIEAGDGTTSVVVIAGALLEACSRLLQKGIHPTIISESFQKALEKGVEILAGMGQPVELSDRETLLNSATTALNSKVVSQYSSLLSPMSVDAVMKVIDPMTATSVDLRDIKIVKKLGGTIDDCELVDGLVLTQKLANTGITRVEKAKIGLIQFCLSAPKTDMDNQIVVSDYTQMDRVLREERAYILNLVKQIKKAGCNVLLIQKSILRDALSDLALHFLNKMKIMVVKDIEREDIEFICKTIGTKPVAHIDQFISDMLGSAELAEEVNLNGSGKLVKVTGCASPGKTVTIVVRGSNKLVIEEAERSIHDALCVVRCLVKKRALIAGGGAPEIELALRLNEYSRTLSGMESYCVRAYGEALEIIPSTLAENAGLNPITTVTELRNRHAQGERTAGINVRKGGISNILEELVVQPLLVSISALTLATETVRSILKIDDVVNTR; encoded by the exons ATGCCAGAGATCGCGAAAGGCGGCCCCATGGCGGCTGGCGCGGGGAATCGCAGCATTGGTGGGGTCCGGGGTTCTTACCAGGATAGGGACAAGCCTTCGCAGATCCGCTTCAGCAACATCGCGGCTGGCAAAG CTGTTGCAGATGCTGTTAGGACAAGCCTTGGACCAAAAGGAATGGATAAAATG ATCCAGGATGGCAAAGGGGATGTCATGATCACAAATGATGGCGCAACAATCCTGAAGCAGATGCAGGTTCTTCACCCTGCAGCCAAAATG CTGGTGGAGTTATCCAAAGCGCAAGATATCGAAGCTGGAGATGGCACCACTTCTGTTGTAGTCATTGCAGGGGCTCTCTTGGAAGCATGTTCCAGGCTCCTTCAGAAAG GAATTCATCCCACAATCATCTCTGAGTCATTCCAGAAGGCATTGGAGAAGGGCGTTGAAATTTTGGCCGGCATGGGGCAGCCTGTTGAACTGAGTGACAGAGAAACTCTACTGAACAGTGCCACCACTGCCCTGAATTCAAAG GTTGTATCACAGTATTCTAGTTTGCTTTCTCCAATGAGTGTGGATGCAGTGATGAAGGTGATAGATCCAATGACAGCCACCAGCGTGGATCTCAGAGACATCAAGATTGTGAAAAAACTTGG GGGAACAATCGATGACTGTGAGTTGGTTGACGGGCTTGTCCTCACTCAGAAATTAGCCAACACTGGTATAACCCGAGTGGAAAAAGCCAAGATCGGTCTCATTCAGTTTTGCTTGTCAGCTCCAAAGACAGAT aTGGACAACCAGATTGTTGTTTCTGACTACACTCAAATGGACAGGGTCTTGCGTGAAGAGAGAGCCTACATTCTGAATCTTGTGAAGCAAATTAAGAAGGCCGGATGCAACGTGCTGCTTATTCAGAAATCCATCCTCCG GGATGCGCTTAGTGATCTAGCTTTACATTTTTTGAACAAAATGAAGATCATGGTAGTTAAAGACATTGAAAGAGAAGACATCGAGTTTATATGTAAG actattGGAACCAAGCCAGTTGCTCATATTGATCAGTTCATCAGTGATATGCTTGGCTCTGCTGAACTGGCTGAAGAGGTCAATTTAAACGGTTCTGGAAAGCTAGTAAAG GTGACGGGTTGTGCTAGCCCGGGGAAGACTGTAACCATTGTGGTGCGTGGCTCTAACAAACTAGTCATTGAAGAGGCTGAACGTTCAATTCACGATGCCTTGTGTGTTGTCCGTTGCTTGGTGAAGAAAAG aGCCCTAATTGCAGGTGGCGGAGCACCAGAGATTGAGTTGGCATTACGCTTGAACGAGTACTCCCGCACATTGAGCGGCATGGAGTCGTATTGCGTCCGTGCTTACGGAGAAGCCCTGGAAATTATTCCGTCTACCCTGGCAGAAAATGCAGGCCTTAATCCCATTACTACTGTAACCGAGCTGAGAAACAGGCATGCTCAGGGAGAGAGAACTGCAGGCATTAATGTCAGAAAG GGTGGGATTTCCAATATCCTGGAAGAATTGGTGGTCCAGCCTCTGTTGGTCTCCATCAGTGCTCTGACCCTGGCTACAGAAACTGTCCGCAGTATTCTTAAGATTGATGATGTG gtgAACACTCGATAA